The Gordonia iterans DNA window TCGACACCGAGACGGGGCAGTCGCTGCGCTGACCGCGGTAGGCGATACTCGACGGGTGAGCTCAGTTCCCGACATCGTCACCGCGCACCTGATCGAGGCGATCGGCACCCCGCCGCAGAAGGCGAGCGTGACTTTCCTCGGCGTCGAACCCATCGACGTGCTGAGGTTCGCGGACGGCGGAGACGTGGTGTTCGCGACGGTCGGCTGTGCGCGGCATCCGATGCACGATCCGTCGGATCCGGCCCCCGACCCGGTGCGCGGGCCGCGCGCGGAACTGGTGGTGCGCCTGACACCCGCCGTGGCGTTGGCGGGCCTGCACAAGTCGTTGGCGACGGTCGCGGCGGCGCCCGCGGTGGAGGGGCTGATCCTGGGCGAGGATTCGCTGATCGATCTGCAGGAGCCGCTGTGGGGCGGCGCCGTCTGCTCAGCACTGCTGCTCTCGGCGGACTCCGGTGTCGAAGACCTGCCGCTGGATCCGCCGAGCGACCCGGTGCGCTTTCTGCGTGCCGTCCCGATCACGGCCAACGAGGCCGCGTGGGTGCGCCTCAAGGGCGCCGCGGCCCTGCGCGAGGCCTGGGCCGAGGCCGCGGTGGACGTCACCGACCCCACGCGCGGCGGAGTGACCCCGACCTAGTGCCCCGTGTCACCACCCGCGGCGCGGGCAAGGCTTCGACACGAGCTCCTTCGTCGCTCGGCTCACCCATCGGGTTCGGCGACGTCGCCCCGGGTGTGAGCGGGGCTATCCGCGGATCCGCACGCTGAGCGCGCCGATCCGCGGACAGCGACGATGCTCGGGAGCGAGTCA harbors:
- a CDS encoding suppressor of fused domain protein, with amino-acid sequence MSSVPDIVTAHLIEAIGTPPQKASVTFLGVEPIDVLRFADGGDVVFATVGCARHPMHDPSDPAPDPVRGPRAELVVRLTPAVALAGLHKSLATVAAAPAVEGLILGEDSLIDLQEPLWGGAVCSALLLSADSGVEDLPLDPPSDPVRFLRAVPITANEAAWVRLKGAAALREAWAEAAVDVTDPTRGGVTPT